CCACGTTGGCCAACTCGCGCACGTTGCCGGGCCACCGGTAGCGCGTGAGCAACGCGATCGCGTCGTCGGTCCATCGCGGTGCCGGATGACCGGTGCGGCCACGGTGGAGCACCGAGAAGTGCGCCACGAGCAGTGGGATGTCGTCGGGGCGTTCACGCAGCGGCGGCACGAACAACGGGATCACGTTGAGGCGGAACAGCAAGTCCTCGCGAAACGCGCCCTCGGCCACGGCGCGCGAGAGATCCTTGTTGGTCGCCGCCAGGATGCGCACATCCACGCGGATGGGGCTCCCGCCGCCCACGCGCTCGATCTCCTTGGCTTCGATGGCGCGGAGCAACTTGGCCTGCGCTTCCTGTCCCAGATCCCCAACCTCATCGAGCAGCAGGGTGCCGCCGTGCGCCAACTCGAACCGTCCGATGCGGCGGTCCGACGCTCCGGTGAACGCGCCCTTCTCGTGGCCGAACATCTCGCTCTCCACGAGGTCCCGGGGAATGGCGGCGCAATTCACCCGCACGAACGCCCGGTCCCGCCGCGGGCTTCCCTCGTGGATGGCCGCGGCCACCAACTCCTTGCCCGTGCCCGATTCACCCGTGATGAGCACGCGGGCGTCGGTGGCCGCCACGCGCGCGATCATCTCACGCACGCGCTCCATGGCCTGGCTCCGGCCCACCATCTCGCCGCCCAGTCCCACCTCGGCGCGCAACGCCTTGGCTTCGCGTCGGGCGCGTCGCAGTTCGATGGCCGAGGAGAGCGCGAGCAGCACGCCTTCGGGGCTCAGAGGTTTTTCCAGAAAGTTGAAAGCGCCGAGCTTGGTGGCCTTCACGGCGTCGGTGAGCCCGGCCTTACCGCTCATCATCACTACCGGCGTGTCGGGCGTCGTCTCGCGCAGCTTGGCCAGCACGGCCATGCCGTCCATCTCCCCGGGAATCATGAGATCGAGGAGCACCGCGTCTGGCTCACTCTCGGCGGCCCGCAGTACGCCGGTGGCGCCATCCGCGGCCTCGCGCACTTCAAACCCTTCGGAAGCGAGCAAAGCGCCAACCATCCGCCTGATGTTGGGCTCGTCGTCGATGATCAGCACGCTGGGCATCAGTGGCCGCGCTCCTCAGCGGGGCGGCTGCTGGGGCGCGCCGAGCGAGCGCTGTTCGGTCTGGAGCTTGGTCAGAAAGCGCTGCGATTCGGCCACCCGCTCGATTTCCACGGCGATCGAATCCACGGCCTGTTCGATACGATCCAGCCGTGCGTCGAGATCCGGTGGCAGGGTCTCCGCGGTCGGCGGCGTGGTGCGACGCTCCACGGCCCGGATCACGGCCCGGATGATCGGCGTCGCGATCACCATGATCATGATCGTGCCGAACACGATGCCGACGATCGGGATGGCGTTGTCGGGTATGCCGGGAGGCAGTATGACTTGCTGGGCAAGAATGGACGCCGTCATGATGGTACCCCGGGTTTGGACGGAGGATGGACGGAGGGGGCCGCGCGATCGGACAACAGACGCGTGGTGAAGCGCTGCCCTTCGGAAATGCGTTCGACCTCCACCGCGATCGCGTCCACGGCCTGCTCGATCCGCGCGATCCGCTGCTCGGTCTCGGAACCCATGACCGGCCGTGCCCTGGCGTCCAGGTACCGCGCGATCAGGCTGAAGATGCCGCGAAAGATATAGGCCGTGAGGGCCACGCCGGCGATGGCAACGAACATGTCTTCCAATCTCATGCTTCTTCCCTCGTCAAGTTGGCGGCGGGCGGCTGCGCCCCAGGTTCCTCCGCGCCCACGGGGAGGACGAACCGAATGGTCGTCCCCGCGCCTGGCGCGCTCTCGGCAAACACCTTCCCATCGTGGGCCAGTACGGTCTGGCGTGCAATCGCCATACCGAGGCCCGTCCCGCCTGCCTTGTACGTCACGTATGGCTCCCACATTCGCGCCACCCGTTCCGGGGCGATGCCGGGGCCGGTGTCGGTCACGGCGAGCGACACGGCATCCCGCCCGTCGCACTCGGCACGGCCCACCTGTACAGCGATCGCGCCATGTCCGGCCTCACGGCAGGCCTCCACCGCATTCAACACCACGTTGCTCACCGCGCGCTGCAGTGCGTCGTGGTGTCCCCACACCATCGGGAGGTCCTCGTCCACGTGCACGGTGAGCGGCATCGATTCGGGCACCGATGCCCGCGCCGTGTACCGCACCAACTCCCCCACGTCCACCCGCGACCGCGGCCCCTCGGGCAGTTTGCCGAATTGCGAGAAATTCCTCGCCAACGCCTCCAACCGAGCCGTTTCCGTGGCCAGCACCTCGACGGTCTCCGCAAGCGCCGACGGCGCCTCGCGCTTCAGCCGGGCGACGGCGAACCGGATGGGAGTCAACGGATTCTTCAGTTCGTGCGCCGCCTGGCGGGCTGCATCGCGCAGGGCCGATGCCCGCTCCGCTTCGAGCGCGCGCGTCCGGCCGAGCGCCAGTTCATCGGACATCGTCCGCATCCGCGTGCGGAGTGTCTCGAACTCCGGCGCCCCACGCGTGGACGAACGTTCGGGAAGCGGTTCTCCGCGTCCGATGCGCCCCGTCCATCCCACCAGTTCCAGCAGGGGGCGGCTGAGCTGCCGGCTCAGGTGCCCGGCCACCCGCGACGCGCCCAGCCCCAACACACCCAGCGCCAGGAGGAGCACCCCGGCGGCCACGTAGACGGCGCGCTGGTACACGAAGGCGGCGCGCTTGGACTGCACGAGGTTGTCGTGGAGACGCTTTTCATGGGCGTTGATGGCTCCCTCCTGGGCAGGGGTGAGAGGTAGGCCCCGCATGGCTTGGAAGGCGCGCGCGCCGGTGGCGGCCGTGCTATCCCAGGCCGTGCTGGCCCCGACCAGAGAGAACACGTATTGGCTGGTCGCGAACCAGCCGGCCGCCAGTACCGCCGAGGGCACGAGGGCGAACGACAGGAGGATGACAAACAGCCGGTTGCGAAACCCAAATCGCGTCACGAACCCTCCGTCCGTACGCGCGTCATGCGCGGCGGTTTCGAACCAAACATACAGGCGGGCGAACCCCCCAACCACCCGGGCTCACTTTCCTCCCAACCAGTTCAGCGATACATTAAATGCTTGGCGCTCGGCCCTCCGCGTACGTCGCAACAGATGCGATGGCGCGGTCCTGCGGACCGGGCGGCAGCACGGCAGCCGTACGCCTGCCGGGAGAGCGCCGCCTCCGGGCGCGCCCTCCGAACCGAGACTCTCCGCAGCGCCGCTCCGCAGGTGGGCGCCCGGCGGGTCGCGTGCCGATCGACGGGCGCTGCCCGGTGACGATCGTCCGCGCTCCAACTTCGCAGACGATCTGCCCCGCGCACTCGGCGGTCGAACCGACCACCGCTACGAGTCCCTGGGACTCGACTTAGGAAAGGGCATGAACCCTCGTAATCAGCGCCGTGAGCCGACTCGCTCGCACGGCGCCCTCATCCACCGCGGCCCGCAAGCCACGGTCGCTTCCGCGCACCCGATGGCCGCCGTGCCGATGCACGCGCCAAACGCGGCCCTCCTCATCGACTTCGACAATGTGACGATGGGGATTCGCTCCGACCTCGGGAACGAACTCCGCAACCTGCTCGGCTCCGACATCATCAAGGGCAAGGTGGCCGTCCAGCGCGCCTACGCCGATTGGCGCCGGTATCCGCAGTACATCGTCCCGCTCACCGAAGCGTCCATCGATCTCATCTTCGCGCCGGCGTACGGCTCTGCCAAGAAGAATGCCACCGACATCCGGTTGGCGATCGACGCGCTCGAACTCGTATTCACGCGCCTCGAGATCGGCACCTTCATTCTCCTCTCGGGCGACTCCGACTTCTCGAGTCTCGTCATCAAGCTCAAGGAGTACGGCAAGTACGTGATCGGCGTGGGCATCCGCGAGTCGTCGAGTGACCTGCTCGTGATGAACTGCGACGAATACTACAGCTACAACGCGCTGGCCGGCCTCGTGAAAGCCAGCGAAGAGGAGACGTCCCGCAAGTACGATCCATGGGAGTTGGTCAGCGAGGCCATCGGCCGGATGAAGCGCAATGGCGACGTCATGCGCTCCGACCGCCTCAAGCAGGTGATGCAGGACATCGACAACACGTTCGACGAGAAGAACACCGGCCACTCCAAGTTTTCCAAGTTCGTGCAGGATGCCGCCGCCCGCGGGCTGCTCAGCCTCACGAAGCTCGAGAACGGACAGCTCGAAGTGGGTATGCCATCGGGCGAGGCGGGTCACGCCCCCGTCCAGCCGGCCGCCGAGCGCAGCGAGGCACCGGCCGAGGAGCGCGGTGGCCGCCGCGGCCGCCGCGGCGGACGCGGGCGCGGCCGCGGGGGACGCAGCGCCGAAGCACCGCAACTCGAACTCAGTGCGGGCAGCGAAGTGGCGGCGACGGTAGAGCCGGTCCCCGAGGCCGCGCGCCCCGCGCGCCGGAGCGGCCAGAGCGTGGGCACGGTCGGCGAAAGACTGACGCGCAACGAAGCGTTCGACCTTGTACGCCGCGCCGTCGAGACGCTCACCACGGGTGTAGAGACCGTGCAGGCCAGCGCCGTGCGCCAACGCGCACACGAGCTGCTCGGCCGCGACAGCGAGAGCCTGGGCGAGCGCAACTTCGCGCGCATCCTTCAGGACGCGCACGACGCGGACATGATCGATCTGCGCCGCCACGGCGACGACTACGACGTATCGCGCGCCGTATCGGCGGCGCCCGTGGCTGAACAGCTGGCGGCGGCCGAGGTCACGGCGACGCCGGCCAAGCCCCCGGCAGTCCCCGGCCTGCGGCTTGGGCTGGGACCCCGTGGCGGCGGCGCTCGTGGCCGCGGCGGAAAGACCGGCGAACTGCCTCCCAACCTGCTCAGCTTCGGGGTCGTGGAAACGGCGCCTTCGGCCGCCGTGGTGGCGACTTCCGCTATCGCAGAGGCGAAGCCGATGGCCAAGAAGACGCGTGGTCGACCCAAAGCCGCCAAGATCGAGAGCGGAGCGCCGGAGACGGCGGCCGAATCTCCGGCCAAGAAGCCGCGTGCTCGGCGCGGCCGGAAGCCCGCGACGACCGAGACGGCCGAGGCATGACGACGAGCGCCGCGCTTCCCGCGCGGCGCTCGCGCCATGGGGCCGTGCTCCCGGCCCGCTTCTTCGCGCGCGGCACGGAATTGGTCGCACGCGATCTACTCGGCGCCATACTCGAATGCCGGACCGCCGACGGCGTGGCCAGCGGGCGCATCGTGGAGACCGAGGCCTACCTCGGTGAACACGATGCCGCGTGCCATGCGGCCGCCGGGCTCACGGCGCGCACCGCGCCACTGTACGGGCCGCCGGGATCGGCGTACGTGTACTTCATCTACGGCATGCACTGGTGCGTCAATGCGGTCACGCGTGCGCGCGGACTGCCCAGCGCCGTGCTCATCCGCGCCGTGTCGCCGGTGGCGGGTCTGGCGCTGATGCGGGACCGGCGGGGCCATCCCCGGCGGGATGTGGACCTCACCAATGGGCCGGCCAAGCTCTGCGACGCGCTGGGCATAGACGGGCGACACAACGCGTGCTCCCTGCAGCGCTCGCCACTCGTTATCCGCGCCAGCGCTCCGGTAGCCGACGGCGAGGTGGTGGTGACGCCGCGCATCGGCATTCGCCGCGCCGCCGACTGGCTCTTGCGCTTCGCCGTGGCCGGCGATCCCTTCGTGTCGCGCACCCCGCCCAACTTTCCGCGACGGCGCTACTCGCCGTGATCCCCCTTCCCCCCAAGCCCGTGCGCCGCCATGCCCCCGCGGCCATCGTCGCCCTCGCCCTCGCCCTCGCCCTCGCCTGCACGGCCTGCGGCCGGCCGGAGTCTTCCCATATGCCGTCATCCGCCGTCACCGTTCCGCCCGTGTCCGCCCGCGCCGCCAAGGTCTATCGCAACGCCGTGGTCATCGACACGCACAACGACCTTCCCAGCCGCATGCTCGACGACGGCTACGACGCCGACGTCCGCCACCAGCCTGGTTACGGAAAGACGAAAGGCGACACCGATCTGCCGCGGCTCGTCGAATCGGGCATCACCGCGCAGTTCCTGTCGGCATTCATCGATGCGAAGTACCCCCTGGTCAAGCCCGGCCAGTCCTGGGTTCGGGTGGAAGCGTACATGGACACGATCCATGCGTTCGTGGACCGCCATCCCGATTCCCTGATCTTCGCCACCAACTCGGACGACGTGCGCCGGGCGAAGAAGGAGGGCAAGGTCGCCATCTTCATCGGCGTCGAGGGCGGCCACGCCATCGAGAACTCGCTGGACAAGCTGCGCCAGCTCTACGCCCAGGGTGCGCGGTACATGACCCTCACCTGGAACAACGGCAACGACTGGGCCGGCTCATCCATCGGCGTGAACGGCACGAGCACCGCCGGGCTCACCGACTTCGGCAAGGATGTCGTGCGCGAGATGAACCGGCTGGGCATGCTCGTCGACATCTCGCATGTGTCGGATTCGACGTTCTATGATGTGATCGCCACGAGCAAGGACCCGGTGATCGCGTCGCACTCCAGTTCTCGGGCGTTGGGCGGGCACCCCCGCAACATGACCGACGACATGTTGCGCGCCGTGGCGCGCAACGACGGGGTGGTGGACGTGAACTTCAATGCACCGTTCATCGATCCCACGTTTGCCGCTGCCGAAGACAGCGTCCGGAAGACCACGGCAGCTGAGGCGGAGGCCGCCATGCGCCAGCCCGGAGCCGACACCGCCAAGTTGCGCTCCGCATATGACAGCCTCACGAATCAGCGCATCCATGCTCTGCCGCGCCCGCCGCTGTCCGTGCTCCTCGACCACATCGATCATATCGTCCAGGTGGCTGGCGTGGACCATGTGGGGCTGGGCAGCGACTTCGACGGCGTGGACGGCCTGCTTCCCGCCGATATGCTCGACGTGACCTACCTGCCGAACATCGCACAGGGTCTCATCGACCGGGGGTACACCGACACCGACATCACCAAGATCCTGGGCGGCAATATGCTGCGAGTGATCGAGATCGTGCTCGACCGCCAACCGAGCGGCAAGCCCTGAGCCTTCCAGGGGACGAAGAAGAACGGGCGTGGACCGTATCGATCCACGCCCGTGTTCACGTCATGCGGTACGATCAGCGGTCGTCTTCGATGGAACTGCCGAAGTTGTAGCGGAGCCCGATCTCGATCGAGGCGTTGAATGAGCGGCTGTTGTACAAGAAGAAATTCTGGTTGGCCGGCCATCCCATGCCCTGCACGAAGAGGCCGGAGTTGCGGAACTGCATCTGCACTCCGAGCATCACCGCCGGCGCGAACACCGACTCGTACTGCTGGATGATGTTCTGGGCCAACGTCGACTGGTCCGCCGAGGTGTAGGGCGTGGCGGGCGTGACCGAGCCCACTTGGTTGTACGTCATGCCCAATCCCGCATACGGGTGGTAGCGGAGGCTCGATCCGGGGTAGGCCATGAGCAGGATCGTGAACCGCCTCATGTTCTTCAGGCTCACCTGGCTCGGCGTGTCGGTGGGATTCGCCGAGTCGGCGAGCACGGCGGACTGGGACAGAAACGACTGATCGAACGACACGTACAGACCGCCGCGGTCGCGCGTGATCAGCCAGTCGATACCGGCCATCGCGGAGGTGACGTTGGACTGGCTAGGTGCCGACATGAGCGTACTGCCCGCTTTCAGCCCCCAGAACCAGGAGTTCTGGAACGGGCGAACGGCCTGGGCCTTGGCGCCTACGGGCACCAGCGTCAAGACCGCGACGGCTGCCGCCAGTGAACGGATCGCTTTCATACGATTCCTCGAGGTGAAGTCCGAGTGCCGCCCACGGCGGTCTCCCGTCACACGGACGAGGTCCGGGGGGCTGGGGTCACAGAACCCCGTCGCCGCTCGGTAGGACGGTTCACTGCGTGACGCACGCCACCATCCCACCGTTCGTCGACTCACACCAGCTTCAACTTCCTCCCGACTCGCTTGAATGCCTCGATCGCCTGGTCCAGATCCGCCTTCGTATGGGCCGCCGAGATCTGGCAACGGACCCGGGCCTGCCCCTGGGGCACCACCGGGAAGCCGAATCCCGTCACGAACACCCCCTCGGCGAGGAGCATGTCCGACATCTGAATCGCGGCTGCGGTTTCGCCCACGATGATCGGGATGATCGGGGTCTCACCGGCCAGCGGCTTGAAACCAGCCTCGATGATCTGCTCGCGGAAGTAGCGGGCGTTGTCGCGCAGCGTCTGCACGCGGTCGGGGTGCTGCTCGATGAACCGCACCGAGGCCAGGGCGCTGGCCGCCACGGTGGGGGGCAGCGCGTTCGAGAAGAGCTGCGGGCGCGATCGCTGGATCAGATAATCGGTGAGGGCTGCCGGGCCGGCCGTGAATCCGCCCGCTGCCCCGCCGAGGGCCTTACCCAGCGTGGATGTGATGATGTCGATCTCACCGAGCAACCCGAAATGCTCGGCGCTGCCGCGGCCGTTCTTGCCGAGCACTCCCGTGGCGTGTGAATCGTCGACGATGAGCACGGCGTCGTGGTCGCGCGCCATCTGCACGAGCTCGGGGAGCCTGGCGATGGAACCCTCCATCGAGAACACGCCGTCGGTCCAGATCAACCGCCGGCGGGCCGACCGGGCCCCTTCGAGCTTGGCGCGCAGGTCGTCCAGATCGCCGTGCTTGTACACGCCGGTCGTGCACTTGGTAATCGCCTTGGCGAGACGGATGGAGTCGATGATCGAGGCGTGGTTGAGGGCGTCGCTCACGACGAAGTCTCCCTCCTCGACGATCGTCGCGGTGAGTCCCTCGTTCGCGTTCCAGGCGCTCACGTACGACATCGATGCCTCGCACCCCACGAACCGCGCCAGCCCCGCTTCGAGGTCGCGGTGCACGGTGAACGTCCCGCAGATGAACCGCACGCTGCCGGTGCCGGCACCGAACGTCCTGAGCCCGTCGATCCCGGCCTGCACCACGGCCGGCTCGTTGCACAGTCCGAGGTAGTTGTTCGACGAGAGAATGATCACCTCGCCGCGGCCTTCCATGCGCACTCGGGCGGCCTGGGGTGATTCGAGATGATTGAGCGTCTTGTACACGCGGTCGGCCTTGAGCTGGTCGATCGCGCCGCTGAGTTGCTTCACGAATCGCTGATTCACGGACATGGTCCAGTCACCTCGTTTGGCGCATGCGGATTCGCGGCCGCGATCCATGATCCGTGGCCGTGTGGTCTGCCTGTGCTGCGGTCATACGGTGGTTCGTCATGCGATCTCGAAGATCACCTTGCCGGCGGCGCCGGTCTTGATGGCATTGATCGCCTCGTCGAACTGCTCGAGGGGGAAGCGATGTGTGATCACCGGCGTCGGGTCGAACATTCCGGAGCGCAGGAACCGCGTGACCTGATGCCAGGTATCGTACATCCGGCGGCCCACGACTCCGTAGATCGTGATTCCCTTGAAAATCACTTCGGTGGCGAGATTGATCTCGATCGGCTTGGACGGGATGCCGAGCATCTGGACCCGTCCCCCCACCCGCACCAGCTCGAACGCCTGGTGGATGGCGGACGGCACCCCCGACATCTCGAGCACGACGTCCACGCCAAGTCCTTCGGTGGCGGCGCGCACGGCGGCCGCCGCTTCGTTCGGGTGGACGACGTCGTGCGCCCCCATACGGCGGGCGAGTGCGAGCCGTGTCTCGTTGACGTCGGAGGCGATGATGCGCGACGCGCCGGCCGCCTTGCAGATGCCCACCGCGAACAGTCCGATCGGGCCGCAGCCGGTGATGAGCACCGTGGCGCCCGGGATGTCGGCGGTGAGCGCGGTGTGGAAGGCGTTGCCCATCGGGTCGTGGATGCCGCCGACGTCGAACGACACGTCGTCGTCCAGGTGCCAGACGTTGGTGGCGGGCATCGCGATGTAGTCGGCAAAGCACCCGTCGCGATCGACGCCGATGATCTTGGTGTACGGGCAGACGTGGGAGTTGCCGGTGCGGCACAGCAGGCAGCGCCCGTCCACGATGTGCCCCTCCGCCGTCACCCGGTCGCCCACATGCACGTCGGTCACCAGCTTGCCCACCCGCGCTACTTCGCCGGCGAATTCGTGGCCGACTGTGAACGGCGGCTTACAGCGCCCCTGCGCCCACGCATCCCATTCGTAGATGTGCACGTCGGTGCCGCAGACACCCGCGGCCCGCACGCGGATGAGCACTTCATCGTCTCTGATCGTCGGCTCAGGGACGTTCTTCATTGTGAATCCGGGAGCCGCAGTTTCCTTGACCAGCGCTCTCACGCGTGCCTCGCTTCTGATTTTCGTGTGGGTGGTTTCCGCCACGTTGCGTGGCGCGCATGGAAACTCGCCTCGCGCATTCGATGATGGAAGTCCGTGTGCAGCGCGCGGCGCGACCCGTAAACTCACTATTGCGCGCAACTTGGCGCGTTCCTATATTCGCGCGGAGTAACTATTGACGTGCACTCGAGGGTACTCGGTGGATTCATCGCGACGAGCGTTCCTCCAACTGCAGCAATCGCAGGCCGCGATCAGCACCGTCCGCGGCGGGCTCGCCGTCTCCCACCGTGCTCCGCATTCGTCATCCGACGCGCGAGAATCACAATCCGCGTGTCACGCACGACACCGCGCCATCCATTCGATCGTCACCGCCGCGCGCCGCTCCGCACGTGGCGTTTTTCGTTTCCAGTCGTCGTTCGAATCAAACAGCGTATGCTCAGTGTTCCCCTTCATCCGCCGCACGGTATCACGCGACGGATACGAGCTTCATTCGTCTCCGCGGAGACGAATGCAGCGGCGGCCGGAGACTTCGGTTTCCGGTCGCTGACTCGCCGATCCACCGGGGGATCGGTCGAGTAGATCAACCTCCAATATTGGAGATTTGACCATGGCAGCTGCAAAGAAGGCCCGTAAGGGCGCCAAGAAAGGCCGCAAGGCCGCCAAGAAGGCGACGAAGCGTCGTCCGGCCAAGAAGGGCGGCCGTAAGAAGAGAAAGTAGTTCGCGCTCTTCGCAGGAAAACAAGAAAGCCGGCGCGCGAGCGCCGGCTTTCTTGTTTCCGTATCTTCTGGAGGCCGAGGTTCTGGGCCCGGGGTCTCGAGCCATCCCCGCCGACGGCCCTGCTGGCTACGCCGCCACCGGCTTGCCCTTGCCCACGCCGTCCTCTGGCGCCGGCCCCCACACGTAGGCGCTGAACACCGTGGGCTTCTCCTCCTGCCACCCCTGCGAGATGACGATGCCCACCGGCTCCAGTTCCTTGGTCGTCTTGCGTTCCGCTTTCATTATAGAATCACCACTGCCGCTCACTCAGATGACACGGGACGGGGCGGCGAGAACGGGTCGCCGCCCGCCCCGGTTGCGCGGCAGATATCGCCGCGCGGACGATGCCATCCATAGCAGACCGGGTGCCAACCGCGGTCATTAGCCAAGTCGTTGCACTTGAACGACAAAGGAGCGACCGGCCGTCGCGCCTCGCGTCGACCTGTCGCTCCTTGACACGCACACAACGAGACGCTGCGTGTCAATGTGATACGCTTACGCGATCTCCTTGCGAGCCATGAAGGTATTCACGCTTCCGTCCGCGCCGGGCTCATCCACCGTGACCAGCCAGCCACGATAGCGTTTCCGCAGTTCATCGAGCGACGGCATCTTGCGCCGCTTGCCCGCGGCGACGGTCTGCATCAGGTGCACTCCGCCTTCCGCGGTGGCCGATTGCAGAACTTCGATGACCCGCCGCCGGTCCTTCATGTTGAGCCCGGCCAGTGCCGCCGGCGCGCAGATGACGGCGGTGAGGGGCGCGTCGG
The window above is part of the Gemmatimonadaceae bacterium genome. Proteins encoded here:
- a CDS encoding sigma-54 dependent transcriptional regulator, whose product is MPSVLIIDDEPNIRRMVGALLASEGFEVREAADGATGVLRAAESEPDAVLLDLMIPGEMDGMAVLAKLRETTPDTPVVMMSGKAGLTDAVKATKLGAFNFLEKPLSPEGVLLALSSAIELRRARREAKALRAEVGLGGEMVGRSQAMERVREMIARVAATDARVLITGESGTGKELVAAAIHEGSPRRDRAFVRVNCAAIPRDLVESEMFGHEKGAFTGASDRRIGRFELAHGGTLLLDEVGDLGQEAQAKLLRAIEAKEIERVGGGSPIRVDVRILAATNKDLSRAVAEGAFREDLLFRLNVIPLFVPPLRERPDDIPLLVAHFSVLHRGRTGHPAPRWTDDAIALLTRYRWPGNVRELANVVERLAILQAGRQVTAADVQRVVAIGRGEGAVDTPPFPDPAQLTRPLSDTLDEYERTLISRALSMAGGNVAEAARRLQTDRPNLYRRMRRLGIGHDAG
- a CDS encoding HAMP domain-containing sensor histidine kinase: MTRFGFRNRLFVILLSFALVPSAVLAAGWFATSQYVFSLVGASTAWDSTAATGARAFQAMRGLPLTPAQEGAINAHEKRLHDNLVQSKRAAFVYQRAVYVAAGVLLLALGVLGLGASRVAGHLSRQLSRPLLELVGWTGRIGRGEPLPERSSTRGAPEFETLRTRMRTMSDELALGRTRALEAERASALRDAARQAAHELKNPLTPIRFAVARLKREAPSALAETVEVLATETARLEALARNFSQFGKLPEGPRSRVDVGELVRYTARASVPESMPLTVHVDEDLPMVWGHHDALQRAVSNVVLNAVEACREAGHGAIAVQVGRAECDGRDAVSLAVTDTGPGIAPERVARMWEPYVTYKAGGTGLGMAIARQTVLAHDGKVFAESAPGAGTTIRFVLPVGAEEPGAQPPAANLTREEA
- a CDS encoding NYN domain-containing protein gives rise to the protein MNPRNQRREPTRSHGALIHRGPQATVASAHPMAAVPMHAPNAALLIDFDNVTMGIRSDLGNELRNLLGSDIIKGKVAVQRAYADWRRYPQYIVPLTEASIDLIFAPAYGSAKKNATDIRLAIDALELVFTRLEIGTFILLSGDSDFSSLVIKLKEYGKYVIGVGIRESSSDLLVMNCDEYYSYNALAGLVKASEEETSRKYDPWELVSEAIGRMKRNGDVMRSDRLKQVMQDIDNTFDEKNTGHSKFSKFVQDAAARGLLSLTKLENGQLEVGMPSGEAGHAPVQPAAERSEAPAEERGGRRGRRGGRGRGRGGRSAEAPQLELSAGSEVAATVEPVPEAARPARRSGQSVGTVGERLTRNEAFDLVRRAVETLTTGVETVQASAVRQRAHELLGRDSESLGERNFARILQDAHDADMIDLRRHGDDYDVSRAVSAAPVAEQLAAAEVTATPAKPPAVPGLRLGLGPRGGGARGRGGKTGELPPNLLSFGVVETAPSAAVVATSAIAEAKPMAKKTRGRPKAAKIESGAPETAAESPAKKPRARRGRKPATTETAEA
- a CDS encoding DNA-3-methyladenine glycosylase produces the protein MTTSAALPARRSRHGAVLPARFFARGTELVARDLLGAILECRTADGVASGRIVETEAYLGEHDAACHAAAGLTARTAPLYGPPGSAYVYFIYGMHWCVNAVTRARGLPSAVLIRAVSPVAGLALMRDRRGHPRRDVDLTNGPAKLCDALGIDGRHNACSLQRSPLVIRASAPVADGEVVVTPRIGIRRAADWLLRFAVAGDPFVSRTPPNFPRRRYSP
- a CDS encoding dipeptidase, encoding MIPLPPKPVRRHAPAAIVALALALALACTACGRPESSHMPSSAVTVPPVSARAAKVYRNAVVIDTHNDLPSRMLDDGYDADVRHQPGYGKTKGDTDLPRLVESGITAQFLSAFIDAKYPLVKPGQSWVRVEAYMDTIHAFVDRHPDSLIFATNSDDVRRAKKEGKVAIFIGVEGGHAIENSLDKLRQLYAQGARYMTLTWNNGNDWAGSSIGVNGTSTAGLTDFGKDVVREMNRLGMLVDISHVSDSTFYDVIATSKDPVIASHSSSRALGGHPRNMTDDMLRAVARNDGVVDVNFNAPFIDPTFAAAEDSVRKTTAAEAEAAMRQPGADTAKLRSAYDSLTNQRIHALPRPPLSVLLDHIDHIVQVAGVDHVGLGSDFDGVDGLLPADMLDVTYLPNIAQGLIDRGYTDTDITKILGGNMLRVIEIVLDRQPSGKP
- a CDS encoding glycine C-acetyltransferase, with protein sequence MSVNQRFVKQLSGAIDQLKADRVYKTLNHLESPQAARVRMEGRGEVIILSSNNYLGLCNEPAVVQAGIDGLRTFGAGTGSVRFICGTFTVHRDLEAGLARFVGCEASMSYVSAWNANEGLTATIVEEGDFVVSDALNHASIIDSIRLAKAITKCTTGVYKHGDLDDLRAKLEGARSARRRLIWTDGVFSMEGSIARLPELVQMARDHDAVLIVDDSHATGVLGKNGRGSAEHFGLLGEIDIITSTLGKALGGAAGGFTAGPAALTDYLIQRSRPQLFSNALPPTVAASALASVRFIEQHPDRVQTLRDNARYFREQIIEAGFKPLAGETPIIPIIVGETAAAIQMSDMLLAEGVFVTGFGFPVVPQGQARVRCQISAAHTKADLDQAIEAFKRVGRKLKLV
- the tdh gene encoding L-threonine 3-dehydrogenase, which gives rise to MAETTHTKIRSEARVRALVKETAAPGFTMKNVPEPTIRDDEVLIRVRAAGVCGTDVHIYEWDAWAQGRCKPPFTVGHEFAGEVARVGKLVTDVHVGDRVTAEGHIVDGRCLLCRTGNSHVCPYTKIIGVDRDGCFADYIAMPATNVWHLDDDVSFDVGGIHDPMGNAFHTALTADIPGATVLITGCGPIGLFAVGICKAAGASRIIASDVNETRLALARRMGAHDVVHPNEAAAAVRAATEGLGVDVVLEMSGVPSAIHQAFELVRVGGRVQMLGIPSKPIEINLATEVIFKGITIYGVVGRRMYDTWHQVTRFLRSGMFDPTPVITHRFPLEQFDEAINAIKTGAAGKVIFEIA